In a genomic window of Lepisosteus oculatus isolate fLepOcu1 chromosome 5, fLepOcu1.hap2, whole genome shotgun sequence:
- the dram2b gene encoding DNA damage-regulated autophagy modulator protein 2b, with protein sequence MLWFQQGLSALPVVLVLWTSAAFILSYITAVLLQHVDPLVPYISDTGTVVPERCVFGLMLNISSFLGVATMYVRYKQVEELNRNEVRVHKWNKAGLALGIISSFGMCIVANFQKTSVISMHWVGAVLTFGIGTIYILCQTVLSYMMQPHINGKETFWIRLLVGVWCGVSIVCMFVSSVIMYSSLPGIDVAKKLHWTPGETGYTPHIVSTISEWSLAFAFVSFFLTYIRDFQKIKLRAEAILQSSHLHDTTHYNVNVHVHRGERSPLLARACDHADS encoded by the exons ATGTTGTGGTTCCAGCAGGGCCTGAGTGCCCTCCCTGTCGTGCTCGTGCTCTGGACCTCCGCCGCCTTCATCCTGTCCTACATCACGGCTGTCCTCCTGCAGCATGTGGATCCCCTGGTACCCTACATCAG TGACACGGGAACTGTCGTTCCGGAGAGATGCGTCTTTGGGCTCATGCTCAACATTTCATCTTTTTTAG GCGTGGCCACTATGTACGTGAGGTACAAACAGGTGGAGGAGCTGAACAGGAATGAGGTTCGTGTCCACAAGTGGAACAAGGCAGGCCTGGCGCTGGGTATCATCAGCTCCTTCGGCATGTGCATTGTGGCCAACTTCCAG AAAACCAGTGTGATCTCCATGCACTGGGTGGGAGCTGTGCTGACCTTTGGGATTGGAACCATTTACATCCTGTGCCAGACCGTCTTGTCCTACATGATGCAGCCCCACATAAATGGCAAGGAAACCTTCTGGATCCGGCTGCTCGTGGGTGTCTGGTGCGGAGTCAGCATCGTGTGCA TGTTCGTGTCCTCGGTCATCATGTACAGCAGCCTGCCGGGGATTGATGTGGCCAAGAAGCTGCACTGGACCCCTGGGGAAACG GGCTACACACCTCACATTGTCAGCACTATTTCGGAGTGGTCTCTGGCCTTCGCCTTCGTCAGCTTCTTCCTCACCTACATTCGCGATTTCCAG AAAATCAAGCTTCGTGCCGAGGCCATTTTGCAGAGCAGCCACCTCCACGACACGACGCACTACAACGTCAACGTGCACGTGCACCGGGGCGAGCGGTCCCCCCTCCTCGCACGGGCCTGTGACCATGCCGACAGTTAA
- the sycp3 gene encoding synaptonemal complex protein 3 produces MMATQKSKVNDRSVSTKPRKEKPGFCETAGQCNLTVYSEGLDESVEPSYQEDPHAVAAPVRGRKRPSMAEPEEEGEDFPIGGDVRSMLERFGADIRKALLAKRKRLENCSKSSLKTSNEKIEQIWKAQQNDRNKLNDDYSKQFTAVFQQWESDIHKSKDQEDKLESLFRQQQKLFQQMRVIQGQRLKTLKQLFDQYIKAFEEMEKTHITQHSAVQNELRKEMALFQKKILMDTQQQEMATVRKSLQSILM; encoded by the exons ATG ATGGCTACACAGAAGTCGAAGGTTAACGACAGGAGTGTTTCCACTAAACCACGCAAGGAGAAGCCAGGCTTTTGTGAGACTGCAGGGCAGTGTAACCTCACTGTCTATTCCGAGGGACTCGATGAAAGCGTGGAGCCCAGTTACCAGGAGGATCCGCATG CGGTGGCAGCTCCTGTCAGAGGGAGAAAAAGGCCTTCCATGGCAGAGCCTGAAGAAGAAGGCGAAGACTTTCCAATTGG GGGAGATGTGAGATCTATGCTTGAAAGATTTGGAG CTGATATTAGGAAAGCACTTCTTGCAAAAAGAAAACGCCTTGAAAATTGCAGCAAATCTTCCCTGAAAACAAGTAATGAGAAGATAGAGCAGatttggaaagcacagcaaaatgACAG gAATAAATTGAATGATGACTACAGTAAGCAGTTCACAGCAGTATTCCAGCAGTGGGAAAGTGACATCCACAAATCTAAGGATCAGGAGGACAAACTGGAG AGCTTGTTCCGGCAGCAACAGAAGCTGTTCCAGCAAATGAGGGTTATACAAGGGCAGAGACTGAAGACACTGAAGCAACTCTTTGACCAGTACATCAAG GCTTTTGAAGAGATGGAGAAGACACATATCACTCAGCATTCTGCTGTTCAGAATGAGTTACGCAAAGAAATGGCtctctttcagaaaaaaatattgatggACACG CAACAGCAAGAGATGGCTACAGTCCGCAAGTCCTTGCAGTCCATACTGATGTGA